From Canis lupus dingo isolate Sandy chromosome 24, ASM325472v2, whole genome shotgun sequence, a single genomic window includes:
- the EIF2S2 gene encoding eukaryotic translation initiation factor 2 subunit 2 isoform X1 codes for MSGDEMIFDPTMSKKKKKKKKPFMLDEEGDAQTEETQPSETKEVEPEPTEDKDVEADEEDSRKKDASDDLDDLNFFNQKKKKKKTKKIFDIDEAEEGVKDLKIESDIQEPAEPEDDLDIMLGNKKKKKKNVKFPDEDEILEKDEALEDEDSKKDDGISFSNQTGPAWAGSERDYTYEELLNRVFNIMREKNPDMVAGEKRKFVMKPPQVVRVGTKKTSFVNFTDICKLLHRQPKHLLAFLLAELGTSGSIDGNNQLVIKGRFQQKQIENVLRRYIKEYVTCHTCRSPDTILQKDTRLYFLQCETCHSRCSVASIKTGFQAVTGKRAQLRAKAN; via the exons ATGTCCGGGGACGAG ATGATTTTTGATCCTACTAtgagcaagaagaaaaagaagaagaagaagcctttTATGTTAGATGAGGAAGGGGATGCCCAGACGGAAGAAACCCAGCCCTCAGAAACAAAAGAAGTAGAACCAGAGCCAACTGAGGACAAAGATGTAGAAGCTGATGAAGAGGACAGTAGGAAAAAGG ATGCTTCTGATGATTTAGATGACTTGAACTTCtttaatcagaagaaaaagaagaaaaaaacaaaaaagatatttgatattGATGAAGCTGAAGAAGGTGTAAAG GATCTTAAGATCGAAAGTGATATCCAAGAACCAGCTGAACCAGAGGATGACCTTGACATTAtgcttggcaataaaaagaagaaaaagaagaacgtTAAGTTCCCAGATGAGGATGAAATACTAGAGAAAGATGAAG CTTTAGAAGATGAAGACAGCAAAAAAGATGATGGTATCTCATTCAGTAACCAGACAGGTCCTGCTTGGGCAGGCTCCGAAAGAGACTACACGTATGAGGAG CTACTGAATCGAGTGTTCAACATTATGAGGGAAAAGAATCCAGATATGGTtgctggagaaaaaaggaaatttgtcaTGAAACCTCCACAGGTTGTCCGAGTAGGAACAAAGAAAACTTCTTTTGTCAACTTTACAGATATCTGTAAACT ATTACATCGTCAGCCCAAACATCTTCTTGCATTTTTATTGGCTGAATTGGGTACAAG tgGTTCTATAGATGGTAATAATCAACTTGTAATCAAAGGAAGATTCCAACAGAAACAGATAGAAAATGTTTTGAGAAGATATATCA AGGAATACGTTACCTGTCATACGTGCCGATCACCGGACACAATCCTGCAAAAGGACACCCGACTCTATTTCTTACAGTGCGAAACTTGTCATTCTCGATGCTCTGTTGCCAGCATCAAAACCGGCTTCCAGGCTGTCACAGGCAAGCGAGCACAGCTCCGTGCCAAAGCTAACTAA
- the EIF2S2 gene encoding eukaryotic translation initiation factor 2 subunit 2 isoform X2: MSGDEMIFDPTMSKKKKKKKKPFMLDEEGDAQTEETQPSETKEVEPEPTEDKDVEADEEDSRKKDASDDLDDLNFFNQKKKKKKTKKIFDIDEAEEGVKDLKIESDIQEPAEPEDDLDIMLGNKKKKKKNVKFPDEDEILEKDEALEDEDSKKDDGISFSNQTGPAWAGSERDYTYEELLNRVFNIMREKNPDMVAGEKRKFVMKPPQVVRVGTKKTSFVNFTDICKLLHRQPKHLLAFLLAELGTSEWKKFPTSSIGVTVAWRLRVTVHGG; encoded by the exons ATGTCCGGGGACGAG ATGATTTTTGATCCTACTAtgagcaagaagaaaaagaagaagaagaagcctttTATGTTAGATGAGGAAGGGGATGCCCAGACGGAAGAAACCCAGCCCTCAGAAACAAAAGAAGTAGAACCAGAGCCAACTGAGGACAAAGATGTAGAAGCTGATGAAGAGGACAGTAGGAAAAAGG ATGCTTCTGATGATTTAGATGACTTGAACTTCtttaatcagaagaaaaagaagaaaaaaacaaaaaagatatttgatattGATGAAGCTGAAGAAGGTGTAAAG GATCTTAAGATCGAAAGTGATATCCAAGAACCAGCTGAACCAGAGGATGACCTTGACATTAtgcttggcaataaaaagaagaaaaagaagaacgtTAAGTTCCCAGATGAGGATGAAATACTAGAGAAAGATGAAG CTTTAGAAGATGAAGACAGCAAAAAAGATGATGGTATCTCATTCAGTAACCAGACAGGTCCTGCTTGGGCAGGCTCCGAAAGAGACTACACGTATGAGGAG CTACTGAATCGAGTGTTCAACATTATGAGGGAAAAGAATCCAGATATGGTtgctggagaaaaaaggaaatttgtcaTGAAACCTCCACAGGTTGTCCGAGTAGGAACAAAGAAAACTTCTTTTGTCAACTTTACAGATATCTGTAAACT ATTACATCGTCAGCCCAAACATCTTCTTGCATTTTTATTGGCTGAATTGGGTACAAG TGAATGGAAAAAATTTCCTACATCAAGCATTGGAGTCACCGTAGCCTGGAGATTAAGGGTTACAGTCCATGGAGGATAA